In a genomic window of Roseiflexus castenholzii DSM 13941:
- a CDS encoding sugar ABC transporter ATP-binding protein — protein MLQVHRITKTFPGVRALSDVSIDFAPGKIHALVGENGAGKSTLIKIIGGIYSPDSGKIILDGMTLHLRSSKDALVHHINLVSQEIQVIPRSTVAENIMLDKLDRYQRRGHIDWTRLKRDAAEYAQMVNLTIPVTQTVADLSVAHKQLIMIARALSANARVLIMDEPTSTLTPHESDNLLTLLRRLKNNGVIVIFVSHKLEEVLAIADTVSVLRDGVLIGTQPATGLTRGQIIHMMIGRDVRALELTPLPVNATDVVLEARNICQRGRFHNISFTLRRGEILGFYGMVGSGRTELAHILIGEQRMDSGHVLIHGKPARIRTMADSLFTYRMGYISENRKEQGLILSASIKTNIAITIWHNLRDRLGSIRPAAETAIAREFMQNLDIHALDPDQSVSLLSGGNQQKVSIAKWLAAQCNILIIDEPTIGVDIGAKEYIHRLIWRLAAHEGKSIILISSDLPEITALARRILVFRNFRIVGEICNNGENNAPVRGYDDISQEIAHLLT, from the coding sequence ATGCTACAAGTTCATCGGATCACCAAAACATTCCCTGGCGTCCGGGCGCTGTCCGATGTTTCTATCGACTTTGCGCCCGGCAAGATTCACGCGCTCGTCGGAGAAAACGGCGCTGGCAAAAGCACGCTCATCAAAATCATCGGGGGCATTTACTCGCCAGATTCAGGCAAGATCATCCTCGACGGAATGACGCTGCATCTGCGTTCCTCTAAGGATGCGCTGGTCCATCATATCAATCTGGTAAGCCAGGAAATTCAGGTCATTCCCAGAAGCACGGTGGCGGAAAATATTATGCTCGACAAACTTGACCGCTACCAGCGGCGTGGACACATCGACTGGACGCGCCTGAAGCGGGATGCTGCCGAGTATGCGCAGATGGTCAACCTCACCATCCCGGTAACGCAGACGGTCGCCGATCTTAGCGTTGCGCACAAGCAACTGATAATGATCGCACGTGCACTTTCCGCCAATGCACGTGTCTTGATCATGGACGAACCAACATCAACCCTGACACCGCACGAATCTGACAACCTGCTGACACTGCTTCGTCGTCTGAAGAACAATGGGGTCATCGTGATCTTTGTATCCCACAAACTGGAAGAAGTCCTCGCCATCGCCGACACGGTCTCCGTCCTGCGCGACGGTGTGCTTATCGGGACCCAACCGGCGACGGGGCTGACCAGGGGGCAAATTATTCACATGATGATCGGACGTGATGTCCGTGCGCTCGAATTAACGCCGCTGCCGGTCAATGCCACTGACGTGGTGCTGGAAGCGCGCAATATCTGCCAGCGAGGACGCTTTCACAACATCAGTTTTACGCTGCGGCGCGGCGAAATTCTTGGCTTCTACGGAATGGTCGGTTCTGGACGCACCGAACTGGCGCACATTCTGATTGGTGAGCAGCGGATGGATAGCGGCCATGTGCTGATCCACGGTAAACCAGCCCGTATCCGCACGATGGCCGACAGCCTGTTCACATATCGCATGGGGTATATCTCTGAAAACCGCAAGGAGCAAGGACTCATCCTCAGTGCATCGATCAAGACGAACATTGCGATAACTATCTGGCACAATCTGCGCGATCGTCTCGGTTCCATTCGACCGGCAGCCGAAACCGCTATCGCGCGTGAGTTCATGCAGAATCTGGATATTCACGCGCTCGATCCCGATCAATCCGTGAGCCTTCTGAGTGGCGGCAACCAACAAAAAGTAAGCATCGCCAAATGGCTGGCGGCACAGTGTAACATCCTGATAATCGACGAGCCGACGATTGGGGTTGATATTGGCGCAAAAGAGTATATTCATCGGTTAATTTGGCGACTGGCAGCGCACGAAGGTAAATCGATCATTCTCATCTCCTCGGACCTGCCGGAGATCACTGCATTGGCACGACGCATTCTGGTCTTTCGTAATTTCCGCATTGTGGGTGAAATCTGCAATAACGGCGAAAACAATGCTCCGGTGCGTGGCTACGATGACATCAGCCAGGAGATCGCACATCTGCTTACGTAG
- a CDS encoding sugar ABC transporter substrate-binding protein — translation MTKQCRNTLSRHITGLMALAFILAACGDPAATAPTPASIQTEATGAPPTVVPPTTGAFKPVWYAPAPHPYFEEVRKGVTAFEADTGIKVEQQIGPDWTQGSQNQRIEALAAQGFNAFAVYPADASGANGLYEELTTAGAHIINFGTSTAQPTTASFAVATDVKAAAMQATEELIKAMGGKGNIINVLEVLEDPNTALRKQGIEEVVARYPDVTIIQEVAGMTSIETAVQKISDALSANVDRVDGIIATGYTPSVAIAQVLTEYRARGGQRQIHAVGIDTDEAVMKAIADGVMDGTIVQNPFGHGYLSLLLLKYLSEGYKPKADAYFVNAGFIFVTKENLDTYQQDILKVTEQIKSEMLDKYLER, via the coding sequence ATGACGAAACAATGCAGGAACACGTTGTCAAGGCACATCACAGGACTGATGGCGTTAGCGTTCATCCTGGCGGCATGTGGAGATCCAGCAGCAACCGCTCCCACACCTGCCAGCATCCAAACAGAAGCAACGGGAGCGCCTCCTACTGTTGTCCCGCCGACAACCGGCGCGTTCAAGCCGGTCTGGTATGCGCCGGCGCCACACCCCTACTTTGAAGAAGTACGCAAAGGCGTAACAGCCTTCGAAGCCGACACCGGCATTAAGGTCGAACAACAGATCGGGCCCGACTGGACCCAGGGGAGCCAGAACCAGCGCATAGAAGCGCTGGCAGCGCAGGGATTCAATGCTTTCGCCGTCTATCCAGCCGATGCCAGCGGCGCCAACGGACTCTATGAAGAGTTGACAACAGCAGGCGCGCACATTATCAACTTCGGCACATCGACGGCACAGCCAACCACTGCCTCGTTTGCAGTGGCGACCGATGTCAAGGCGGCTGCCATGCAGGCGACGGAAGAGTTGATCAAAGCAATGGGAGGCAAAGGCAACATCATCAATGTGCTGGAAGTGCTCGAAGACCCTAATACAGCACTGCGCAAACAAGGAATCGAAGAGGTGGTCGCCCGTTATCCCGATGTGACCATCATTCAAGAGGTGGCGGGCATGACCAGCATTGAAACGGCGGTGCAAAAAATAAGCGATGCCCTGTCAGCCAATGTTGATCGGGTTGATGGAATCATCGCCACCGGCTATACGCCCAGTGTGGCTATCGCGCAGGTCTTGACCGAATACCGGGCCAGGGGAGGTCAACGTCAGATTCACGCCGTTGGCATCGATACTGACGAAGCGGTCATGAAGGCGATCGCTGACGGTGTGATGGACGGCACTATTGTTCAGAATCCATTCGGTCACGGATACCTGAGCCTGCTCCTGCTCAAGTATTTATCGGAAGGCTACAAGCCGAAAGCGGATGCATACTTCGTCAACGCCGGCTTTATCTTCGTCACAAAGGAGAATCTCGACACCTACCAGCAAGATATTCTTAAGGTCACCGAACAGATCAAGTCCGAAATGCTCGATAAGTATCTCGAACGCTAG
- a CDS encoding ABC transporter permease, which yields MSNSQADSKAQRRGAWNSVGSSVFSAFRRSDASVVLAVLFLFALFSLSNPSFLTSFNLFNISRTAALFVFIALGQAIVIVAGGMNLSLGAIGGLTVVVAGWCMDTMGWSPWVGVSLALLTGMLCGMFNGFIVVKMRLNSFVVTLASLFIFTGLIQGISQGFPYSNIPKEFTILGRGDFIGIPYLLLLALVVLMVMEYVFKFRIVGRHLLATGGNPEAARLSGIRTDRVIFLSHTLSGLFAAIAGLLWVSRMGSAQPSTGADWLIISFAVAIIGGTALNGGAFSALGILASALLLTLIRNGLIMLNVNVYFEQTFLGLIVLLAVSIESIRQALNKHTNRSP from the coding sequence ATGTCCAACAGCCAGGCAGACTCGAAAGCGCAGCGACGTGGTGCGTGGAATAGCGTCGGCAGCAGCGTGTTCAGCGCCTTCCGTCGAAGTGACGCCAGCGTCGTGCTGGCGGTTCTATTCCTGTTTGCACTTTTTTCCCTGAGCAATCCCAGTTTTCTAACCTCCTTCAATCTCTTCAACATCTCACGCACGGCGGCATTGTTTGTCTTTATCGCTTTGGGGCAGGCAATCGTCATTGTTGCTGGCGGCATGAATCTGTCACTCGGCGCCATTGGCGGGCTGACCGTGGTGGTCGCCGGCTGGTGCATGGATACCATGGGTTGGTCGCCGTGGGTCGGCGTTTCTCTGGCACTGCTGACCGGCATGCTCTGCGGGATGTTCAATGGTTTCATTGTTGTTAAGATGCGGCTGAATTCCTTTGTGGTAACGCTGGCCAGCCTGTTTATTTTCACCGGACTGATTCAAGGCATCTCGCAGGGCTTCCCTTACTCAAACATTCCTAAAGAGTTCACCATCCTGGGACGTGGCGATTTTATCGGCATTCCCTACCTGCTCCTCCTGGCCCTTGTTGTACTGATGGTCATGGAATATGTCTTCAAGTTCCGTATCGTGGGACGCCACCTCCTGGCTACCGGCGGCAACCCAGAGGCGGCACGTTTATCCGGTATTCGCACCGACCGTGTAATCTTTCTCAGCCATACCCTCTCCGGGCTGTTTGCTGCTATAGCCGGTCTGCTATGGGTTTCACGAATGGGATCGGCGCAGCCTTCAACCGGCGCAGACTGGCTCATTATCTCGTTCGCGGTCGCTATTATCGGAGGTACAGCTCTCAATGGCGGCGCTTTCTCCGCCCTCGGCATTCTGGCCAGCGCGCTTTTGCTCACATTGATCAGAAACGGGCTGATCATGCTCAACGTCAATGTGTATTTTGAGCAAACATTCCTGGGTCTCATTGTTTTGCTGGCCGTCTCTATCGAAAGCATTCGCCAGGCATTAAACAAACATACCAATCGTTCCCCTTGA
- a CDS encoding enolase C-terminal domain-like protein, giving the protein MRSTVITAVHARDVRFPLKPGEGVDAIHTNPQYAYAVTLLATNTSLRGTGLAFTLGAGTELVCDAIRMLAQPLEGREIEELMADFGRLTRQIADHPQMRWLGPHKGVVHLALASLTNACFDLWAKARGVPLWKLLLDLTPEAIMALLDLSYLEDVLTPSEAINMLYREMTHRNERAAILTQGYPGYDTSVGWFHYDDRQLIENARRAADAGFSAMKLKVGSPDPAHDIRRALLVRETVGRDVRIMLDANQQWTLPMALHACQELASMQPYWIEEPTHPDDVIGHQTLARSIAPLRLAVGEHLPNRVVFKNYMQANAAHFIQADCTRVGGVSEFITVSLLARRFNLPVAPHVGDMGQIHQHLTLFNRIALGHETVFLEYIPHLRDRFRYPAQVEDGVYRTPQEPGSSADLIDCT; this is encoded by the coding sequence GTGAGATCAACGGTCATTACCGCAGTCCATGCCCGTGATGTTCGCTTTCCCTTAAAGCCGGGCGAGGGAGTGGACGCCATCCATACCAACCCGCAGTACGCCTACGCAGTCACGCTGCTCGCCACAAATACATCCCTGCGCGGCACGGGGCTGGCCTTCACGCTTGGCGCCGGCACCGAACTGGTCTGCGATGCTATCCGCATGCTGGCGCAGCCGCTGGAGGGACGCGAGATCGAAGAGTTGATGGCCGATTTCGGTCGTCTCACTCGTCAGATCGCCGATCATCCACAGATGCGCTGGCTTGGTCCCCATAAAGGCGTTGTGCATCTGGCGCTTGCCTCGCTGACGAATGCCTGTTTTGATTTATGGGCTAAAGCGCGCGGCGTGCCGCTCTGGAAACTGTTGCTCGATTTGACGCCAGAAGCGATCATGGCGCTTCTTGACCTGAGTTACCTGGAAGATGTCCTCACCCCGTCTGAGGCGATCAATATGCTGTATCGTGAAATGACTCACCGCAACGAACGCGCAGCAATTCTGACGCAGGGATATCCCGGCTATGACACCTCGGTCGGCTGGTTTCATTACGATGATCGGCAACTGATCGAAAATGCGCGGCGTGCTGCGGATGCCGGTTTTTCGGCTATGAAACTGAAGGTCGGCTCACCCGACCCAGCCCATGATATTCGTCGGGCGCTACTGGTCCGCGAGACGGTAGGACGCGACGTGCGCATCATGCTGGACGCCAACCAGCAATGGACGTTGCCGATGGCGCTGCACGCCTGTCAGGAACTTGCATCGATGCAACCATACTGGATCGAGGAGCCGACCCATCCCGATGATGTGATCGGACACCAAACGCTTGCGCGATCAATTGCGCCGCTTCGGCTGGCAGTCGGCGAACACCTTCCCAATCGAGTGGTCTTCAAAAACTATATGCAGGCCAATGCTGCTCATTTCATTCAAGCAGACTGCACGCGCGTCGGCGGGGTTAGCGAGTTCATCACGGTGAGTCTGCTCGCCAGGCGCTTCAACCTGCCGGTAGCGCCACACGTCGGGGATATGGGACAAATTCATCAGCACCTGACACTCTTCAACCGGATTGCGCTGGGACACGAGACCGTCTTTCTTGAGTATATCCCGCACCTGCGCGATCGCTTCCGCTACCCGGCACAGGTTGAAGATGGCGTCTATCGCACACCACAGGAGCCAGGCAGCAGCGCCGATTTAATCGATTGCACCTGA
- a CDS encoding SDR family NAD(P)-dependent oxidoreductase: protein MMGELAEKVIFLTGGAQGIGRACAIAYARAGGSVVIADINLDLAKATLERDLQGNGLAIQCDVASSESVRAAIEQTLAHYGKIDAIHNNAAISRPSAPLHETSEEQWDALMATNLKSVYYTTFYGIDALKASRGCILNTASMVGVLGQERHAAYVATKGAMIALTKAMALDYASYGIRVNAICPAAVWTPLLHEWVQDQPDPAAARQFLDGIHVLGYCPDGDVVADAAVFLLSERARFITGVALPVSGGAELGYRRIAAG from the coding sequence ATGATGGGTGAACTTGCAGAGAAGGTTATCTTTTTGACTGGCGGCGCTCAGGGGATCGGACGGGCGTGCGCCATTGCCTACGCCCGTGCTGGCGGCAGCGTTGTGATTGCCGACATCAACCTGGACCTGGCGAAAGCGACGCTGGAGCGTGATTTGCAAGGCAACGGACTGGCCATCCAGTGTGACGTGGCATCGTCCGAGTCTGTTCGCGCAGCAATCGAACAAACACTGGCGCACTACGGCAAAATTGACGCTATCCACAACAATGCTGCCATTTCCAGGCCATCAGCGCCGCTGCACGAAACCAGCGAAGAGCAATGGGATGCGCTGATGGCAACGAACCTGAAGAGCGTCTACTATACGACGTTTTACGGTATAGATGCGCTCAAAGCAAGCCGCGGCTGCATTCTGAACACTGCGAGCATGGTCGGCGTGCTGGGTCAGGAACGCCACGCGGCATACGTGGCGACGAAAGGGGCCATGATTGCGTTGACCAAAGCCATGGCGCTCGATTACGCATCCTATGGCATCCGCGTGAACGCGATCTGTCCTGCAGCGGTCTGGACACCGTTGCTGCATGAGTGGGTGCAGGATCAGCCCGATCCTGCCGCTGCCAGACAATTCCTTGATGGCATCCATGTGTTGGGATACTGCCCGGACGGTGATGTGGTCGCGGATGCTGCGGTGTTTCTGTTGTCGGAACGCGCCCGCTTTATTACAGGAGTCGCACTGCCGGTAAGCGGTGGTGCGGAGCTAGGGTATCGGCGCATTGCCGCCGGATAA
- a CDS encoding extracellular solute-binding protein, which translates to MTVRVALIGGPMYNALYTRLDQFSQQSGVQVEVAFVGDHPALNTFLATDAAADCHVVSTHTKYAPSQQRLLAPLDELLTPAEWSDFMPSLLELARIDGRLYGIPRNIDVRLLHYRTDLIDQPPTTWDELLDLARRVNHPPEWYGFLFPGTESGLFGTFYELVESANARLFSPDLTPNIENDGGRWALGFLRTCYAEGLVPPEIVTWHYDEVHLWFRAGRAAMVGDWPGYYADYCATDSQVRERFALALYPAGPSGGVRVYGGSHTFALTHRGVEQTDAVALLRFLTAPEQQLLEAKQGSTPVRHSVMQRIEQHATPHERQRWATLAAAIERVVIPPKFERYPLVEQALWTTVQQAMVGAIAIDEALHRLTDRITRIVAGNDG; encoded by the coding sequence ATGACCGTTCGCGTTGCGCTCATTGGCGGACCAATGTACAACGCACTCTATACTCGCCTGGATCAGTTCAGTCAGCAGAGCGGCGTTCAGGTGGAAGTCGCTTTTGTCGGCGATCATCCCGCCCTTAACACGTTCCTGGCGACAGATGCTGCGGCAGACTGTCATGTGGTATCAACTCACACCAAGTACGCCCCATCGCAGCAACGTCTCCTGGCGCCCCTCGACGAACTTTTGACGCCTGCTGAGTGGAGCGACTTTATGCCTTCACTCCTCGAATTGGCGCGCATTGATGGTCGGCTCTACGGCATTCCTCGCAACATCGATGTGCGCCTGCTGCACTATCGCACCGATCTGATTGACCAACCGCCCACCACGTGGGACGAGCTGCTTGACCTGGCGCGCAGGGTCAACCATCCGCCTGAATGGTATGGCTTTCTCTTTCCCGGCACAGAGTCAGGACTCTTTGGCACGTTCTACGAACTGGTCGAGAGCGCGAATGCCAGGCTGTTTTCCCCTGATCTGACACCGAATATCGAGAATGACGGCGGACGCTGGGCGCTAGGGTTTTTGCGCACCTGTTATGCGGAAGGACTGGTTCCGCCGGAGATTGTCACCTGGCACTATGATGAGGTGCATCTCTGGTTCCGCGCTGGACGTGCCGCGATGGTAGGAGATTGGCCCGGCTATTATGCCGATTATTGCGCCACCGACTCGCAAGTGCGTGAACGCTTTGCGCTTGCACTCTATCCTGCCGGACCGTCCGGGGGGGTGCGTGTGTATGGCGGCAGCCATACTTTTGCTCTGACCCACCGCGGGGTGGAGCAGACCGATGCTGTCGCGCTACTGCGCTTCCTCACCGCGCCCGAGCAGCAATTGCTGGAGGCGAAACAGGGTTCGACGCCGGTGCGCCATTCCGTTATGCAGCGGATCGAGCAGCATGCCACACCACACGAGCGCCAGCGTTGGGCGACCCTCGCCGCCGCTATTGAACGGGTGGTCATTCCCCCCAAATTTGAGCGGTATCCGCTGGTTGAGCAGGCGCTCTGGACAACTGTCCAGCAGGCGATGGTCGGCGCCATAGCAATTGACGAGGCCTTGCATCGGTTGACAGACCGGATTACCAGAATTGTGGCAGGCAATGATGGGTGA
- a CDS encoding GntR family transcriptional regulator → MTDHKTVLADTVYESLKARIMEQVYAPCERLNIDALALELSVSPTPVREALARLAAERLVTFEAFKGYRVSALLTKTQIAQLMHARRLIEIDAARLAATSMLVADLIAVERLLQRILDESAHIEVRSWSQGYRQFNQLDQQFHETIVSAAGNEFLFNAYRSLNVHVELGRFYRVFGTIEQTQTCKEHAAIVQALRSRQPDRAAAAVERHLHATEERIFRLIENSASSSNPLRSANIRGEQ, encoded by the coding sequence ATGACCGATCACAAAACTGTCCTGGCCGACACGGTCTACGAATCCCTCAAAGCCCGCATTATGGAGCAGGTTTATGCACCGTGCGAACGGCTAAATATCGATGCATTAGCCCTTGAGCTTAGCGTCAGTCCGACACCGGTGCGTGAGGCGCTGGCGCGGCTTGCAGCAGAGCGCCTGGTCACTTTCGAGGCATTCAAGGGGTATCGGGTTAGTGCGCTGCTGACCAAAACACAGATTGCCCAGTTGATGCATGCACGTCGCTTGATTGAGATTGACGCCGCCCGTCTGGCGGCAACCTCTATGCTGGTGGCGGATCTCATCGCAGTGGAACGGTTGCTCCAGCGCATTCTTGATGAAAGCGCCCACATCGAGGTTCGTTCCTGGTCACAGGGGTACCGTCAGTTTAATCAGCTTGACCAACAGTTTCATGAGACGATCGTCAGCGCTGCCGGCAATGAGTTTCTCTTCAATGCGTATCGATCGCTCAATGTGCATGTCGAATTAGGGCGCTTTTACCGCGTCTTTGGCACAATCGAGCAGACGCAAACGTGCAAGGAGCACGCAGCGATCGTTCAGGCGCTGCGCTCCCGGCAGCCCGACCGCGCTGCCGCCGCTGTTGAGCGCCACCTGCACGCCACAGAAGAGCGCATCTTTCGGTTGATCGAGAACTCTGCATCGTCATCGAACCCATTGCGTTCCGCGAATATACGAGGTGAACAATGA
- a CDS encoding AfsR/SARP family transcriptional regulator, producing the protein MRHDLLDLCLPLLLYADEMVQRQATLILMTTFGTHAFTLLRRRLGASDPDACREATEALRVLERHSGHPAAYRPFRGIHIECLGTFHVYVGNQEILPHHWAQANGSRAGSRKVQAVLAYLVHRGRHGATSEEILAAVWDSTGSAGALARTITALRRTIEQFGGSELAERALVYADGRYILKPTAYTSDVQAFEQAIHVAEQTESERDLATAAPIYRHACALYNGNYMAMIKMAADDIEERRVELLNAFLNAIERQAEHEYQNGNDDRCLALCRQGLRFDPSDSAITLWKLRCLARQRRINEVKREYWRYLRSLGVPPDAEDPVVLWMNAHSSR; encoded by the coding sequence ATGAGACACGACTTGCTTGATCTGTGCCTGCCGCTTTTGCTCTACGCTGATGAGATGGTTCAGCGTCAGGCGACGCTGATCCTGATGACGACCTTTGGCACCCACGCCTTTACTCTGTTACGTCGTCGTCTTGGCGCGAGCGACCCGGATGCGTGCCGCGAAGCAACAGAAGCGCTCCGCGTGCTGGAGCGTCATAGCGGGCACCCCGCAGCGTATCGCCCTTTTCGCGGGATTCACATCGAATGTTTGGGCACATTCCATGTCTATGTCGGCAACCAGGAGATTCTGCCGCATCATTGGGCGCAAGCAAACGGGAGTCGCGCCGGTAGTCGCAAAGTCCAGGCTGTTCTGGCATATCTGGTGCATCGTGGGCGCCACGGCGCCACGTCGGAAGAAATACTGGCAGCCGTGTGGGACTCAACCGGCAGCGCTGGCGCTCTGGCACGCACCATTACTGCGCTGCGCCGCACGATTGAACAATTTGGCGGTTCAGAACTGGCAGAGCGCGCGCTGGTGTATGCAGACGGGCGCTACATCCTGAAACCCACGGCGTATACGAGTGATGTCCAGGCATTTGAACAGGCAATCCATGTCGCCGAACAAACGGAAAGTGAGCGCGATCTTGCGACGGCGGCGCCGATTTATCGTCACGCATGCGCCCTCTACAACGGTAACTATATGGCAATGATCAAGATGGCTGCCGATGACATCGAGGAACGACGGGTCGAGTTACTCAATGCGTTCCTTAATGCGATCGAACGTCAGGCAGAACACGAGTATCAGAATGGCAATGATGACCGGTGTCTCGCGCTCTGTCGTCAGGGTCTTCGGTTTGATCCTTCCGATAGCGCAATCACGCTCTGGAAACTGCGTTGCCTGGCGCGCCAGAGACGGATCAATGAGGTGAAACGCGAGTACTGGCGCTATCTGCGCTCCCTTGGCGTTCCACCCGATGCTGAAGACCCGGTCGTGCTTTGGATGAACGCACATTCCTCTCGGTGA
- a CDS encoding FHA domain-containing protein — MEYEFEVCWGPSQCKTVVRAPYQTISEVIETLVVQLNLPRYDAREQRIEYGLYRDREEKRERIQDTQTLAQARIRAGRVYIANVTAPWWQTKATETPPQKSGTDRLPRRKLPVTPSRSYVCRLQLAPNCVVVVQGDYLELNRNYLSEKLPSAMVLAEKARVFSGYNSRLMHVSRTRHCDLFRQHEQWYIRAHKPTYVNGQVLNHGQTSVIQPPGTTIVLGQGGWSVTVELIEQ, encoded by the coding sequence ATGGAATATGAATTTGAAGTGTGCTGGGGACCATCTCAGTGCAAAACGGTCGTTCGCGCACCATATCAAACGATTAGTGAAGTTATCGAAACCTTAGTCGTCCAACTGAACCTGCCACGTTATGATGCGCGAGAGCAACGTATTGAGTATGGTCTGTATCGGGACCGTGAGGAGAAACGGGAACGCATTCAAGACACGCAAACGCTGGCGCAGGCGCGGATTCGTGCTGGCCGTGTCTACATTGCTAATGTTACAGCGCCCTGGTGGCAGACCAAGGCGACCGAGACGCCGCCGCAGAAATCTGGCACCGATCGGTTGCCCCGCCGTAAATTGCCGGTTACGCCGTCGCGATCATACGTCTGTCGGCTTCAACTGGCGCCGAACTGTGTTGTCGTCGTGCAGGGAGATTACCTGGAACTGAACCGCAACTATCTGTCGGAAAAACTTCCGTCAGCGATGGTTCTTGCGGAGAAAGCGCGTGTCTTCAGTGGGTACAACTCGCGCTTGATGCATGTCAGTCGTACCCGCCATTGTGATCTTTTTCGACAGCACGAACAGTGGTACATTCGCGCTCACAAGCCAACCTATGTCAATGGTCAGGTGCTCAATCATGGACAGACGTCTGTTATTCAGCCGCCAGGAACGACGATTGTTCTCGGGCAAGGCGGGTGGAGCGTCACCGTTGAACTGATTGAGCAGTAG
- a CDS encoding WXG100 family type VII secretion target → MAPISLDPEQARSTASTFDGCKGTIEGELSRMMGSVNEVLATWSGQSRQQFEAEWDQWTNRLRNMMEELQGLANGLRREADEFESVDRSFVSA, encoded by the coding sequence ATGGCGCCGATCAGTCTTGATCCAGAACAGGCACGCTCGACTGCATCCACCTTTGATGGATGTAAGGGAACAATTGAGGGTGAATTGAGCCGCATGATGGGTTCGGTGAACGAAGTGCTGGCGACCTGGTCGGGGCAGAGTCGTCAGCAGTTTGAGGCAGAGTGGGATCAGTGGACGAATCGCCTGCGCAATATGATGGAAGAGTTGCAGGGTCTGGCAAACGGGTTGCGCCGCGAGGCTGACGAGTTCGAGTCGGTGGACCGGTCGTTTGTAAGCGCTTAA